The following DNA comes from Peromyscus leucopus breed LL Stock chromosome 2, UCI_PerLeu_2.1, whole genome shotgun sequence.
GCTATACTGGGTACTTGCCATCAAGGTCGATCTCCAACTAAGGTGCCCAAGAACAAGATCCTTGGTAGAGTAGCTAAGCACATTTGGAGAAACTGCAAAGGGCAGGCTCCCTCAGGCAATTCTAGAGCTTGTCTACCAAGGAAACTTTTCAGGGTCCTGAGAGTGGCCTTGCTTCCAACTCCAGGCCTGCCCCGATTACCCAGACTTGAGTAAAGTCAACCACAGCGCCATTCTCTGGGTATTCTGCTTTGGTAAATTTACTATGTACAAATCTGGGTTGGGTGTAATGgtccatgcctttgatcccaacagagaagcaggcagagctctccAAAATGAgtcccagaccagccagggcttcacagtaagaccttgtctttaaaagccAACCAACACCCCAAAGCTGAGCAGTTTTGATGGGCAGCCAGATTTAGgaactaattattaatcttaaAAGCTTGACTGGTTCTCAAGcttggtgtggtgatgcacacctttagtcctagcactctggagaggcaggtggatctctgagttcaaggctagccaggtctacagatcgagttccaggacaagccagggccacaaagagaaaccctgtctcaaaaaaaccaaaaccaaacacttGGTTCTCAagtcccagaacttggaggtTTTGCATTACAGAGTATCATATGAGTGAATAcaagtgcctgcagaagccaggggtgtaaggtcccctggagctggattacaGAAGCTGGTACTATGGGtactgggtcctctgtaagagcagtatgtgccctttaatcaccaagccatctttccagtgccaaactattttatttaaaaataaaatctctaacTTTATGCAATTCTTCCACCAAAAAGTCTACTAGTTTGAGACACTAGCATGTCATACAATCCCCCAACTTTGAAAGGTAGAGCATATTGAAACATGGTAGTTATCAGTATGCAAACTAAAAAgctactgaggtttttttttttgttgttgttgtttttaatgtgcattgatgttttgcctgcatacgtctgtgagggtgtcaggtcccctggaactggaaattgaacctgggtcttttggaagaacagctagtgctctaaACCACCGAGCCTCCCTGtatgtgctcctaactgctgagtcttTAACAGCTGGTTGAGGTGACTTAACAGAACAAATGGAAACTTGCTTTTCCACAAACTAGGCCCTAGTCAGTCAGCAAGCTTTGTGAATATAATAACACGATTACCTTGTTAGCCATGAGTGACTAAAAGATTACCAGAGCTCCTAACAGATACTCACAGGTCTTGGCTCTGTTTTATCCGGTGAAAATCCTTCAAGATGCCCATCATGTCTGCAAAGCTGCTGGCCTTGGACAGAGAGATGCAGTCATCCTCTTCAGACGAGCTGCAGGTAGCTTTGTGTTCTGGTTTGCAACATTCAGGGCTGGCAGAACAAAGCAGGGGTACTGTTGGAAGCTCAGGGACCTCTACCTCAGTCTCCTCAGTGATGTCACTAATGACAAAGGAAGTTGTAGAGTGGAATGAGGATCCAAAGCAAGGTAAAGGAGAAGAGACATTTGAACTTCCTGGAGATAAGAAATCTGGCGTTAATGAAGACgaagctgaaagagaaaacaacagaTATAATGGACATTGGGCTGCAATGAAGCAGTGATCTCACAAACACTGCCTACAGAACACACTCATTCCCTGAATTCACATCATGACATTCCTAGAGTGCCAAGGGTGGGACCTCCCCAAGGGAGCCTTCCCCACTCTGCTCCCATTGAGGGCTCCACATAGGCAGAGAAGCACAGGCTCTTGTAGTGTCCAAgagaggaaactccttcccactTAAAGTCACGACTCCTAAATGCTCCCAATGCAGTGAGCTTTAGGTTGGCTGCCCTGTTTTAAACTGAAGCTAAGCAAGGCCTGCATttcctatatttgtcattttctcaactgtgtCAGTGTTCTGACTTTTTTGAATTTTGCTATGAGCTCAAAGTGTTCTAGACAAAACTTCCCAATTTTAATTGAGACAACTGTCTTCAGAGTTCCTAAGAAATGACACTGATTTTTCATATTCTATGGCTTAATTTTTCAAGAAATTATTGCATTGATTtattgtgtgtgggtacaggttTGCCACAgagtaggtcagaggacaactttcaggagtctgttctttgctccaccatgtgggtcctagggatggaactcaggtagttaggcttggtggtaagtgcctttacctgctgagccatctcactgccccccACACTACAACTTTCACGTGCTCTACTAGCTGTTAAGGTTTAGGAACTATGTCTTTGAGCCTCTGGTTAAGGCAGGCTCCTCTCTATTTCCAGTGGCTCTGCCTTAATTGTATGCAgaaggctacagagagaagaaCTCCCTGGTAGAAAGGACAAGGAAAGGGAGCTAGGTAATTAAGGAGATATGTCTCATGGTGctggtggtgtcgcacgcctttaatcccagcatttgtgaggtagaggcaggcagatctcagtgaggccagcctggtctacaaagcaagttccaggacagctaggactattacacaaagaaaccctgtctcgaaaaatcaaaaaaaaaaaaaaaaaggggggggggttctttGGGTTCATGGGATATGTGATCTTAAAAGTAGCTGGGAAGAGGGTATTAGATTTTGTAGCTAAGAGAAGGAATTTGCTCAGTGTGACAGGTTAACTTAAAAATTTGTTACTAATCAAACCAATCAACAAATGATTAGTGGACATCTTCTAAAGGATATTACAGAATATCTGGGCTTCACATCAACTCTAGAGCCCTGGGGCCTAAGTCTTCCTGAATCAAAGACTATAATTTTTCTCATCCTTATCTTGCTCAATAaccagggaaggggaaaggataGCCTGCTATGCTACGTCCTCAGTGGGgtgcctacctgcatctgccgCCACTATTTTAGCAATCTGGCTGCGCAAGTGGCTTAGTTCATCCTGCAGCTCAGTGGTGCGGCTTagggcaggcagggctggctTCTTGAGGGCCAGGAGCCTCTCCTCAGACCCACGAAGATTGGGCACTGAGGCATTACGTTGCATGACAATCAGAGGGCTGGGCTTCCAGGTGTGTCTCAGCGGGCGCGTATCACTCCtaagccagagaaagaaaaatgtcttacTACAGACAACTGGCCGCTGTATCCCTGATTAAATTCCTTCACCCCACAGGCTCTACTGCTTCTCTCTAAGCCCATTCCTATTGGCCTCAGCCTCTCATAAACACCCTCCTTGCTGATTGCCACTTTTGGTAGAAACTCCCCATCACCAGCAGAGCAGCTACGGCCTCAGCTACCTGACCCGGGCATATGTTTCCTCTTCATCTGCAGCAATCCAGGCAATGTCGGCCAGAGTAGGGACTGGAGGCACATCTCTCAAACACAGGTCAGAAATGTTAGGTAGAGTCTGTAGGAAAGCAAAATTCAACATTTACCCAACATGAGGGGAGCTAATCAGATTAATGCAAAATGGGACAGCTAATCCAGCACTGAGTGAAGAAGGCTTCCTAGAGTAAGGAGAAAGCTTCCTGGTTACAAATCAGGCTATTTAATGGACTGACGTGAATTCTCCCGCTTAATGTGTgtagatattttgcctgcatgcatgtctgtgtgccatgtacaTGTTGGTGCCCGCAgatgccagaaaagggtgtcagatcttctagaactggagttacagacagctatgagctgtgaagtaggtgctgggaatcagacctgggtcctctggaagagcagctgctgagccatctctccagccccatatactAAATGTTAATAGTGCTCATATATACTCCTTTGAAGAGCCCGTGTCCTTAATTGCCTTTGCTCAGCAGCATCTGGACAATGGGTATAGTCAAATGTGGGAAAACTTTTGACAGTTCTGGATAGTAATGAGACACTAGTCAAGTAACTATACACTTCTAATCCTAACACCAACCCTGATACCACTTCTAACTCAGGATTCCATTCCTACACAGACTGTAGCtatcatcatacacacacacacacacacacacacacacacacacacacacacacacgtgtgtgtgtggggggggggtttgctctttcatttctctttccccaAGGCCCACATTCTTTCATGCATGTGTTTCTATCTCCTCTGTGTGCCAACAATGCTTTCATGTCTGTTTCCCATACTCACTACCCTAACTATCTAACATAGTTGGTGCCTCACCAGgagttctttttttcctctgagtagccttggctgtcctggatctcactctgtagaccaagctggcctcaaactcacagagatcctcctgcttctgccctacaagttctaggattaaaggcaagcaccaccatcTAATgaacattatttcattttctactaCAGAAGCAGTTCTCAGAGACCTAGTCCAGACAGGAATCTATGCTGTAGAGTGGAAGCTAAAGCCTCCATAGACACAGAGGTTAGCCTGTAAAGCAGCCCGGTAATGCAGTGCCATATTTGGACAGAAAGAAGAGGATGGGGATTTGAGGCCAGAGAGAAACACTAAAAATAGAGTTTAAGTGGCCCACTCATAGGGCTGGTGAGAAAAGCAGGTCTACTCAAGAGTCACAGCACTCATGTAGAGAGAGACCTGCCAGGACACAATGCCTCAGCTCTGATGTACGTCATCTGGAGATTTGGTTTAGCAAAGGCTTTCTGACCTGCTTTGATAAAATGCATTGCTGGAAGCTTGTAAGATCTGAGTCACTTAGCAGCAGCAACAAAGGTAAGATGAAAGATTATCAATTTATGAACCAACTGCAATCTGATTGTTGTGGTCACATGTCTGTATGCAATCAGAAAGGCACAATGACCAGGATCTATTATATAAGCACTCAGGAAATGAAAAAGTCATTAGGAAAGTGGGCAAAAGCCTTGGCAACTGACAAGATGTCTCCAGCACAGAAGCAGCATCTCCTCCCatactcctttcctttccttaccCTTCCAGTACTCACCTCAAAGGATGCTCGGGGACAAGGTTTCAGGGGTAGATTGGTCCCAATTCTTCTGACCACACTTCGAGCAGCCCCATGTGGCTTGTTTTGCCAGATTGGGATAGTCTGGAGAAGAGAGACGGACAACCCCAAAACCTCAGAGTGAGCCTAACTACTGTTTCTTGCCTGCCTTTCTCTGGAAGTGAGTCAGTTGTAAGGGCCGGTTTCTACACCTGGTGCTGCTAAAGTAGTCAATAATTGGGAGGGTCCAGAGAAGGAACCAGAATTAGCTGGGGGTACAGACTGTTCTGGTTCCCTCATGTTCCTCTGCATACAAAAGTAAAAGCACAGACCCATAAAGTGTTCCACAAGGAAGTAGGATGACAGCTCGCTCAAATTCCAGGGCTTCAGTGAAAAGCTAAAATGAACTGGCATCTCAGGGCCTCGAACATCAGCAAGTTCAGTACTCGGCTCTCTTAGCCCCCTGCCTTGGAATCCTTACCACATTGGCTTCCATTCCTGATAGTTCCAGCCGGCTCCTGCACTTGAAGGACAaggcacccacagggcagcttcGGAAACCTGGAAGTATGACTCCTTCATATCAGGCCATTCCCGGAAGCATGAGATCTTTCCTGTGACACAAACCCCAGAGAGTAGGGACTCAGTGGTCACAAAACAAGCCTCTGCAAAGCCATTGCTAAAACTACCTCCAATGCTTAAAGGAAGAAAACCAGCCCACGAGGCTGCCCTTGCTTGTCACTGGCTTTTCTAAACAGGTTATAGTTCTGATTTGCTGAGAAAGCTTGGCCAACCTGGGGAAACTTCCAGGCTCTAAGGTTAACCGAGGCAAAGCCTGGAAGATGCAGTCAGAACCCTTTGGAGGTTACAAAGCTCAAAGGAAAGCAAAACCAGGTACCATCCAAGTCCAAGCATTTATTCTTGAATGCAAGTGGGTAAGAAAGAATCAATAGCCAACTCATGTTAATTCCAGTCTACTGGAAGAGATTTAAGTGGTTGTAATGGGCATCACCCAACTGTAAACATTCTGTCACAGAACCACACCTCCAGCtgcaagagtttttttttttttaatttttgcttggtCTTCTATGACTGTGTCTCAATGCTTTTGAATActggtttcttcatctgtaaaatggggaaaaGGAAATGTGCCACTTggtgggcagtagtggcacacacctttaatcccagcacctgggaagcagag
Coding sequences within:
- the Mtfr1l gene encoding mitochondrial fission regulator 1-like isoform X2 — protein: MEANVTIPIWQNKPHGAARSVVRRIGTNLPLKPCPRASFETLPNISDLCLRDVPPVPTLADIAWIAADEEETYARVRSDTRPLRHTWKPSPLIVMQRNASVPNLRGSEERLLALKKPALPALSRTTELQDELSHLRSQIAKIVAADAGSSNVSSPLPCFGSSFHSTTSFVISDITEETEVEVPELPTVPLLCSASPECCKPEHKATCSSSEEDDCISLSKASSFADMMGILKDFHRIKQSQDLSRSLLKEEDPAVLISEVLRRKFALKEEDISRKGN
- the Mtfr1l gene encoding mitochondrial fission regulator 1-like isoform X1, translated to MEANVTIPIWQNKPHGAARSVVRRIGTNLPLKPCPRASFETLPNISDLCLRDVPPVPTLADIAWIAADEEETYARVRSDTRPLRHTWKPSPLIVMQRNASVPNLRGSEERLLALKKPALPALSRTTELQDELSHLRSQIAKIVAADAASSSLTPDFLSPGSSNVSSPLPCFGSSFHSTTSFVISDITEETEVEVPELPTVPLLCSASPECCKPEHKATCSSSEEDDCISLSKASSFADMMGILKDFHRIKQSQDLSRSLLKEEDPAVLISEVLRRKFALKEEDISRKGN